The Pseudomonas entomophila genome segment CCTGGCAGAGGGTCATGGTCACGGCGCTGGTCAGGTCGCTGAGCGACTCACGGCAACGAATGCGTCGCCCGCCAAGGCTCAGGGTGAACAAGCCGCTGGCGGCATCGTCCACTTGCACTTCGATGCCGCGACGCAGGGCCTCGTCGACGATGATGCGGGCATAAGGGTTGAGCCCGGCTTCCGGCCCCGGGCCCAGGAACAATGGCTGGTTGATGCCGTTCTTGCGCTTGATCGCGAAGGTCGGCAGGTTGCGAAAACCGAGCTTGTGGTACAGGCGCTTGGCCTGGCGATTGTCGTGCAGCACCGAGAGGTCGAGGTAAGCCAGGCCCCGGCTCAGGTAGTGTTCGACCAGGTGGCGGACCAGTACCTCGCCGACACCCGGGCGCGTGCACTGTGGGTCGACGGCCAGGCACCAGAGGCTGCAGCCATGTTCGGGGTCGTCGAAGGCCTTGTGGTGGTCCAGGCCCATGACACTGCCGATCACCGCGTTGCTGTCTTCATCCTCGGCCAACCAGTACACCGGGCCACCGAGGTGGCGTGGGGTGAGCAACCGCGCATCGACCGGCAGCATGCCGCGGGCCTGGTACAGCGTATTGATCGCCTGCCAGTCCGCGGCGCTTTGCGCGCGGCGAATGCGAAAGCCGCGGAACACCCGTTGCGCCGGGCGGTAGTCGGTGAACCACAGGCGCAGGGTATCGGACGGGTCGAGGAACAGTTGTTGCGGCGCCTGGGCCAGTACCTGCTGAGGGGCGGCCACGTACAGTGCAATGTCACGTTCACCGGTCTGTTCTTCCAGCAGGGCCTCGGCAAGGCTGACCGGGTCAGGGTAGGTGTGCCCGATCAGCAGCCGCCCCCAGCCACAGTGCACGGCGCGAGGCTGGTCGTGGGGTTGGTTGCCGTCACCGGCCAGGCGCGCCTGCAGGCGTTCGTAGGATGGCGCCTGGCCGCGCAGCAGGCGTTGCCCGTAGGCGATTTCATGCGCTTTCATCGATCAGATTCCTTGCTCGCTGAGCCACAGGTTCAGGGCCGCCAGCTGCCATAGTTTGGAGCCGCGCAGCGGGGTGAGCTGGCCGTGCGGGTTGCTCAGCAGACGATCAAGCATTGCCGGGTTGAACAGGCCGCGGTCCTGGCTGGGGTCGGTCAGCAGCTCGCGGACCCAATCCAGGGTCGCACCCTGCAGGTGCTTCAAGCCGGGCACCGGAAAATAGCCTTTCTTGCGATCGATCACCTCATGGGGGATGACCCGCCGCGCTGCCTGCTTGAGCACCTGCTTGCCGCCATCGGGCAACTTGAAGCGCGCTGGGACGCGCGCCGACAGCTCCACCAGGCGATAGTCCAGGAACGGCGTGCGCGCCTCCAGGCCCCAGGCCATGGTCATGTTGTCCACGCGCTTGACCGGGTCGTCCACCAGCATCACCGTGCTGTCCAGGCGCAGGGCCTTGTCCACCGCGTCGGGGGCACCCGGGCGGGCGAAGTGTTCGCGTACGAAGTCACCTGCGGCATCGCTCTCCAGCAGCCAAGGCGCTTGCACGGTCTCGCGGTATTCGTCGTGGCTACGGTCGAAGAAGGCGGCGCGGTAGGCGCCGAATGCGTCTTCGGCGCCGTCGACCTGCGGGTACCAGTGATAGCCCGCGAACAGTTCGTCGGCGCCCTGGCCGCTCTGCACGCCCTTGCAGTGCTTCGCCACTTCCCGCGAGAGCAGGTAGAAGGCGATGCAGTCATGGCTGACCATCGGTTCGCTCATGGCGCGAAACGCAGCCGGCAATTGCTCGATGATCTCGCGCTCGTCGATGCGCAGCTGATGATGGCGGGTGCCGTAGTGGCGGGCGATCAGGTCGGAATACTGGAACTCGTCGCCGCGTTCGCCACCGGCATCCTCGAAGCCGATGGAGAAGGTCGACAGGTCATCGACCCCGGCTTCGCGCAGCAGGCCGACCAGCAGGCTGGAGTCGACGCCACCAGATAGCAGCACGCCGACATCCACCGCCGCACGTTGGCGGATCGCCACGGCGTCGCGGGTGGTGTCGAGCACCCGGGTGGTCCAGCCTTCGAGGTCGAGTTCGCGCTCATCCGGGTTAGGGCCGTAGTGCAATTGCCACCAGGCTTGGCGTTCGACTTCACCATGGTGGTCGATACGCATCCAGGTGCCGGGTTCGAGCTTCTGCACATTGGCCAGCAGGGTGCGTGGCGCAGGGACCACGGCGTGGAAGTTGAGGTAGTGGTTGAGCGCCACCGGGTCGATCATCGGGTCGATATCACCGCCCTTGAGCAGCGCCGGCAGCGTCGAGGCAAAGCGCAGGCGTTCACCGCTGCGCGACAGGTACAGCGGCTTCACGCCGAGGCGGTCACGGGCCAGGAACAGGCGCTGGTTGTCGCGCTCCCAGATGGCCAGGGCGAACATGCCGTTGAGCTTGGGCAGCAGCGCCGCGCCCCAGGCGTGGTAGCCCTTGAGCAGTACTTCGGTGTCGCCGTCCGAGTGGAAGTGATAGCCCAGGTCCTGAAGCTCCTGGCGCAGTTCGGGATAGTTGTAGATGGCGCCGTTGAAGGCCAGTGACAGGCCCAGGGTGTTGTCGACCATGGGCTGGGCCGAGGCGTCGGACAGGTCCATGATCTTCAGGCGGCGGTGGCCGAGGGCGATCGGGCCCTGGCTATGGAAGCCCCAGGCGTCGGGGCCGCGTGGGGCCAGGTGGTGGGTGATGCGCTCCACCGCGGCGAGGTCCGCCGGGCGTGGGGCTTGGTCGAGGGGGGTGAAACGTAACTCTCCTGCTAATCCGCACATAAGTCCTTACCGGTTTTGCCGTTGGGGAGGTGTGCCCTTTACGCTGGGCACCTAGTGAAGGACATGGTTGAGTTGCGAGAGTTTTATATCGATCTGTTATATAGGGTGATGGCAGTTTGCTCGAGTGGTACGCGAGTGCCCTCTGTAGGAGCTTTAGCCGCGATGGGGGCATCACCGTGCCTGGCACCCGCTTCGCGGGTGATCGCGGCTGAAGCCGCTCCTACAGAGGTCGTATCGGATCGCCCAACCGGCGAACAATCCGTTACTTGCCGCGAATCAGGCGGCGCAAGGCAAAGCGGTTAGGATGGCACGCCTCGGCAATGGCCCTGGGGACCGGCAACGGTTCGCCGCAGACCCACGCCGCGACCAGCTCACCCGACAACGGCGCCGTGATCAGTCCGCGCGAGCCGTGCCCGCTGTTCACATACAACCCATCCAGCCACGGGCAGGCGATATCCGGCACCTGGCGGGCATCCTTGGCCAGCATGGAATAGGTTGCGTTGAACGCCTCGACATCAGCGACCGGCCCGACAATGGGCAGGTAGTCGGGGCTGGTGCAGCGAAACGCCGCGCGCCCTTCGAGCCGTTCCACATCAAGCTCGGTGACACCGAGACGTGTGGCCAGGTCGGTAGAGATGTCCTCCAGCAACCCCAGGTTGCCTTGGTGCTCCGTCGTGGTTGGCGTCAGGTCCTCGTTATGGAAGTCGAAACTGGCCCCGAGCGTATGTTCGTCGCCACGCGGCGGCGCGACATAGCCATCGGCGCAGACCACCGTGCGCAGCGCGCGGCTGGCCTCGGTGGCCGGCAGGCGCGTGATCTGCCCGCGAATACGCTTGAGCGGCAGCTCGGCGCAGGCTGGGAAGCGGCGTACGTCGGCGGCACCGGCCAGCACCACCAGCGGCGCACTGGCCAGCAGACGCTCACCATCCCATGCCTGCCACAGGTCGTCGGCCTTGCGCAGCTCGATCACCTCATGGTGGTTGAGCAAGCGGATATTCGGATGCCGCAGCTGCGCTCGGCACAAGGCCGGCGGATGCACCCAGCCGCCTTCGGGATAGAACAGGCCGCCACTGGCCAGGGTGATGCCGGCCACCGCCTCGGCCTGGTCGCGCTCGAGCCGCTGCAGCAGGCCTTCGTCGAACGCTGTGGCCAGCTTGGCCTGGCGTGCGGCTTCCTGGTCGTCGAAGGCCAGTTGCAGCACGCCGCAGGCATCCCAGTCCTGGCCGCGCTGCAGGCGTTCAAGCCAGCGGCGGGTGTAGCCAAAGCCCGAGAGGATCATCTGTGACAGGGCGGTGCCATGGGCGGACAGCTTGAGGTACAGCACGCCTTGCGGGTTGCCCGAGGCCTCCTGGGCCGGGCCATCATGGCGCTCCAGCACGCTGACCTGCCAGCCCCGGGCGGCCAGGCTGCTGGCCGTGGCGCTGCCGGCCAGGCCGGCGCCGATCACCAGCGCTTGGCGTGGGCCTGGAAGGCTGGACGGGCGGGCGTACCAAGGGGCGCTGGGGGCTGGCGCGGCGCCGCTGTACACGCCGTGCATCACTTCCCACTTCTTGCCGATGCCCGGCACTTTCTTCATGGCGAAGCCGGCCTCGATCAGCGAACGGCGTACCCAGCCGGTGGTGGTGAAGGTACCGAGTGTGGTGCCCTGGCGCGACAGGCGAGCCAGTTGATTGAACAGTTCGGGGGTCCACATGTCGGGGTTCTTCGCCGGGGCGAAGCCGTCGAGGAACCAGGCGTCGATGCAGGCGTCGAGTTGGGGCAACTGCTCCAGCGCATCGCCGATCATGAGGGTCAGGGTGACCCGGCCGCCGTCGAGGCTGAACTGCTGGAAGCCTGGGTGGATCGCTACGTACTGCGCGAGCAGCGGCTGGGTGAAGGCTGCCAGGTCCGGCCACAGCTGCATGGCACGAGCAAGGTCGTCGCGGCTGAGCGGGTACTTCTCTACGCTGACGAAATGCAGGCGCGCCCCGGCGGGGGCCTGCTCGGTGAACAGTTGCCAGGCGCAGAAGAAGTTCATGCCGGTGCCAAAGCCCGTCTCGCCGATCACCAGGCAGTCGTGCGGCGTCAGTTCGGCGAAACGCTGGCGCAGGTGGTTCTGCTCGATGAATACGTGCAGGGTTTCGTCGATGCCTTCGTTGATGGCGAAGTAGACATCGTCGTACTGCCGAGAGTGGGGGCGGCCCTGGTCGTCCCAGTCGATCTGGGCATGTTGAAGAACGGTGGACATGGTTGGCTCGGTTGCAGCGGATGGGCGGATTTTATGTCATCCGTGGGATTTGCGCAGGTTGTGCTGGCGCAAGGGGCGGTACAGGCGAAGCACAATTCCGCTAGTCTTGCTCATCCAATGAGGGAGCCATCCATGTTCGAATCCGCGGAAATCGGTCACAGCATCGACAAGGAAACGTATGAAGCAGAAGTCCCCGCCCTGCGCGAGGCACTGCTCGAGGCCCAGTACGAACTCAAGCAGCAGTCGCGGTTTCCGGTGATCGTGCTGATCAACGGCATCGAGGGCGCTGGCAAGGGCGAGACGGTCAAGTTGCTCAACGAATGGATGGACCCACGGCTGATCGAAGTACGCACCTTCGACCAGCAGACCGATGAAGAGCTGGCGCGCCCGCCGGCCTGGCGCTACTGGCGGGCGCTGCCACCGAAGGGGCGCATGGGCGTGTTCTTCGGCAACTGGTATAGCCAGATGCTCGAAGGCCGCGTGCACAGGCAGTTCAAGGATGCCGTGCTCGACCAGGCCATCGCCGGCGCCGAGCGCCTGGAGCAGATGCTCTGCGACGAAGGGGCGCTGATCATCAAGTTCTGGTTCCACCTGTCGAAGAAGCAGATGAAGGCGCGGCTCAAGGCGCTCAAGGAAGACCCGCTGCACAACTGGCGCATCAGCCCGCTGGACTGGCAGCAATCGGAAACCTACGACCGTTTCGTGCGCTTCGGCGAGCGTGTGCTGCGTCGTACCAGCCGCGATTACGCGCCTTGGCACGTGATCGAGGGCGTCGATCCGTATTACCGCAGCCTCGCGGTGGGGCGCATTCTGCTGGAGAGCCTGCAGGCGGCGCTGGACAACAAGCCACTCAAGCACCAGGGCAATGTGACACCGCTGGGGCGCAGCATTGACCAGAAGAGCCTGCTGGGCGCGCTTGACCTGAGCAAGCGCCTGGACAAACGCGATTACGATGAGCAACTGGTCACCGAGCAGGCGCGCCTGGCGGGGCTTCTGCGTAACAAGCACATGCGCCGGCATGCGCTGGTGGCGGTTTTCGAAGGTAATGACGCTGCCGGCAAGGGCGGGGCCATTCGCCGCGTGGCGGCGGCGCTGGACCCGCGCCAGTACCGCATCGTGCCGATTGCCGCGCCCACCGAGGAAGAGCGTGCCCAGCCGTACCTCTGGCGGTTCTGGCGGCACATTCCGGCGCGCGGCAAATTCACTGTCTTCGACCGCTCCTGGTATGGCCGGGTGCTGGTGGAGCGGGTCGAGGGCTTCTGCAGCCCGGCTGACTGGATGCGCGCCTACGGCGAGATCAACGATTTCGAGGAGCAGTTGCGCAATGCCGGCGTGGTGCTGGTCAAGTTCTGGCTGGCCATCGACCAGCAGACCCAGCTCGAGCGGTTCGAGGAGCGCGAGCAGATCCCGTTCAAGCGCTACAAGATTACCGAGGAGGACTGGCGCAACCGTGACAAGTGGGATGTCTACGCGGAGGCGGTGGGCGACATGGTCGACCGCACCAGCACCGAGATCGCGCCGTGGACCCTGGTGGAGGCCAACGACAAGCGCTGGGCGCGGGTGAAGGTGCTGCGCACGATCAATGACGCCCTGGAGGCGGCGCTCGCCAAGGACAAGAATTGATCCGTGCCGCCTTCTGCTCGGGTAAACCCGCCCCCACAGGTTTGCGACAATCCCTGTGGAGGCGGGTTTACCCGCGAAGAGGCCGACATGCGTGTATCGGGCATGCCCTGAAGGAATGACCTGA includes the following:
- the ngg gene encoding N-acetylglutaminylglutamine synthetase is translated as MKAHEIAYGQRLLRGQAPSYERLQARLAGDGNQPHDQPRAVHCGWGRLLIGHTYPDPVSLAEALLEEQTGERDIALYVAAPQQVLAQAPQQLFLDPSDTLRLWFTDYRPAQRVFRGFRIRRAQSAADWQAINTLYQARGMLPVDARLLTPRHLGGPVYWLAEDEDSNAVIGSVMGLDHHKAFDDPEHGCSLWCLAVDPQCTRPGVGEVLVRHLVEHYLSRGLAYLDLSVLHDNRQAKRLYHKLGFRNLPTFAIKRKNGINQPLFLGPGPEAGLNPYARIIVDEALRRGIEVQVDDAASGLFTLSLGGRRIRCRESLSDLTSAVTMTLCQDKCLTRKVLHAAGLQVPAQQLAGAADDNQAFLDAHGAVVVKPVDGEQGQGVAVNLSQIDELDQAIEQARRFDSRVLLESFHPGSDLRILVIGYEVVAAAIRHPAQVTGDGRHNLRALIDAQSRRRQAATGGESRIPLDDETERTLKAAGLGFHHVLPAGQRLAVRRTANLHTGGTLEDVTARLHPVLADAAVRAARALEIPVVGLDFMVRDAEHPDYVIIEANERAGLANHEPQPTAERFVDLLFPHSRPLV
- a CDS encoding N-acetylglutaminylglutamine amidotransferase; this encodes MCGLAGELRFTPLDQAPRPADLAAVERITHHLAPRGPDAWGFHSQGPIALGHRRLKIMDLSDASAQPMVDNTLGLSLAFNGAIYNYPELRQELQDLGYHFHSDGDTEVLLKGYHAWGAALLPKLNGMFALAIWERDNQRLFLARDRLGVKPLYLSRSGERLRFASTLPALLKGGDIDPMIDPVALNHYLNFHAVVPAPRTLLANVQKLEPGTWMRIDHHGEVERQAWWQLHYGPNPDERELDLEGWTTRVLDTTRDAVAIRQRAAVDVGVLLSGGVDSSLLVGLLREAGVDDLSTFSIGFEDAGGERGDEFQYSDLIARHYGTRHHQLRIDEREIIEQLPAAFRAMSEPMVSHDCIAFYLLSREVAKHCKGVQSGQGADELFAGYHWYPQVDGAEDAFGAYRAAFFDRSHDEYRETVQAPWLLESDAAGDFVREHFARPGAPDAVDKALRLDSTVMLVDDPVKRVDNMTMAWGLEARTPFLDYRLVELSARVPARFKLPDGGKQVLKQAARRVIPHEVIDRKKGYFPVPGLKHLQGATLDWVRELLTDPSQDRGLFNPAMLDRLLSNPHGQLTPLRGSKLWQLAALNLWLSEQGI
- the mnmC gene encoding bifunctional tRNA (5-methylaminomethyl-2-thiouridine)(34)-methyltransferase MnmD/FAD-dependent 5-carboxymethylaminomethyl-2-thiouridine(34) oxidoreductase MnmC, whose product is MSTVLQHAQIDWDDQGRPHSRQYDDVYFAINEGIDETLHVFIEQNHLRQRFAELTPHDCLVIGETGFGTGMNFFCAWQLFTEQAPAGARLHFVSVEKYPLSRDDLARAMQLWPDLAAFTQPLLAQYVAIHPGFQQFSLDGGRVTLTLMIGDALEQLPQLDACIDAWFLDGFAPAKNPDMWTPELFNQLARLSRQGTTLGTFTTTGWVRRSLIEAGFAMKKVPGIGKKWEVMHGVYSGAAPAPSAPWYARPSSLPGPRQALVIGAGLAGSATASSLAARGWQVSVLERHDGPAQEASGNPQGVLYLKLSAHGTALSQMILSGFGYTRRWLERLQRGQDWDACGVLQLAFDDQEAARQAKLATAFDEGLLQRLERDQAEAVAGITLASGGLFYPEGGWVHPPALCRAQLRHPNIRLLNHHEVIELRKADDLWQAWDGERLLASAPLVVLAGAADVRRFPACAELPLKRIRGQITRLPATEASRALRTVVCADGYVAPPRGDEHTLGASFDFHNEDLTPTTTEHQGNLGLLEDISTDLATRLGVTELDVERLEGRAAFRCTSPDYLPIVGPVADVEAFNATYSMLAKDARQVPDIACPWLDGLYVNSGHGSRGLITAPLSGELVAAWVCGEPLPVPRAIAEACHPNRFALRRLIRGK
- the pap gene encoding polyphosphate:AMP phosphotransferase; the protein is MFESAEIGHSIDKETYEAEVPALREALLEAQYELKQQSRFPVIVLINGIEGAGKGETVKLLNEWMDPRLIEVRTFDQQTDEELARPPAWRYWRALPPKGRMGVFFGNWYSQMLEGRVHRQFKDAVLDQAIAGAERLEQMLCDEGALIIKFWFHLSKKQMKARLKALKEDPLHNWRISPLDWQQSETYDRFVRFGERVLRRTSRDYAPWHVIEGVDPYYRSLAVGRILLESLQAALDNKPLKHQGNVTPLGRSIDQKSLLGALDLSKRLDKRDYDEQLVTEQARLAGLLRNKHMRRHALVAVFEGNDAAGKGGAIRRVAAALDPRQYRIVPIAAPTEEERAQPYLWRFWRHIPARGKFTVFDRSWYGRVLVERVEGFCSPADWMRAYGEINDFEEQLRNAGVVLVKFWLAIDQQTQLERFEEREQIPFKRYKITEEDWRNRDKWDVYAEAVGDMVDRTSTEIAPWTLVEANDKRWARVKVLRTINDALEAALAKDKN